Proteins from a genomic interval of Tautonia rosea:
- a CDS encoding radical SAM protein encodes MSAPIPRPIAGSRHDHRLKPLLGKRAGTLVIHEVYRSLQGEGTWAGLPCVFVRLTACHLRCSYCDTPHAFQRGKPIAIEDLVEQTIGLACSGDLIEVTGGEPLLQPEVFPLMARLADSGHLVLLETSGACDIGPVDPRVRIILDLKTPGSGEADANLWENLPKLKPTDEVKVVVCDRGDFDWTIGHIREHRLTDRCAVLISPAHGMVAPASLASWILESGLPLRLQVQLHKQLWGPDARGV; translated from the coding sequence TTGAGTGCCCCGATCCCGCGACCCATTGCCGGCTCTCGTCACGATCACCGCTTGAAGCCGTTGCTGGGCAAACGGGCGGGCACGCTGGTGATTCACGAAGTTTACCGAAGCCTTCAGGGGGAAGGGACCTGGGCGGGATTACCCTGTGTGTTCGTTCGGTTGACGGCCTGTCACCTGCGATGTTCGTATTGTGACACGCCGCACGCGTTTCAGCGGGGAAAGCCGATCGCGATCGAGGATCTGGTCGAACAAACGATCGGATTGGCCTGTTCCGGAGATCTGATCGAGGTGACGGGCGGAGAGCCGTTGCTTCAGCCTGAGGTCTTTCCCTTGATGGCTCGGCTGGCCGATTCCGGCCATCTCGTCTTGCTCGAAACGAGCGGCGCGTGCGACATCGGTCCGGTCGATCCGAGGGTCCGAATCATTCTTGATCTGAAGACGCCCGGCTCGGGAGAGGCGGACGCCAACCTCTGGGAAAACCTGCCGAAGCTGAAGCCAACGGATGAGGTGAAGGTGGTCGTCTGCGATCGGGGTGATTTCGACTGGACCATTGGTCACATCCGGGAGCATCGACTGACCGATCGTTGCGCGGTGCTGATCAGTCCGGCCCATGGAATGGTGGCTCCGGCGTCGCTGGCGAGCTGGATTTTGGAAAGCGGCCTGCCGCTGCGGTTACAGGTCCAGTTGCACAAGCAACTCTGGGGGCCCGATGCGCGAGGGGTCTGA
- a CDS encoding peroxiredoxin family protein, translated as MLSRLTLSLFVLLGVGVIVRAEEEPLPEGHSNHGEAFNEGPRQAGYLMEGQGSVDFPITTNSTEVQALVNQGVAQLHVFFYFEAERSFRQASTLEPDHPMLYWGMAMSNVNNAERAKGFLKVARDKAEAAQLSRREQLYLDALSAFYKEDGDDKSRRQGWLKGLEKIVQEFRDDLDARAWLAMVTWQNGRQDGIGSREAVSLLIDSVIAKNPLHPGAHHYKIHLWDKQDDTQALESAAKFAEASPGIAHAWHMPGHTYTNLKRYADASYQQEGSARVDHAYMIRDRVMPFMIHNYSHNNQWLSESLTKTGRLNDAVLVARDLVEQPRDPKKNNAKSGGHPQREGRRRWSEALITFERWDDLLDATASGALDWSDEPIEEVKRAYTLGLAHAARGDLNLLDDQIATLKALLPPTEEPSDTAKADETKTDETKADETKADETKADDDSQDKPKPAPKPPGLDSALAELEGHRLLLTGETDAAFERFGKANGMRRESLARLLLAAGRTDEAVAKVKQAVERARNEVAPLAAQVEILAAANQIDDARAAYLSLREIAREADPDLPVLQRINTLLTTWKEQDGWQPPALEPRSDLAAASRIDLNTVGPLTWSPFPAQPLEGVDTDGITHRLEDYRGQNVLLIFYLGGDCAHCMEQLIAFSKDIDRIRDTGTVVLAVSTDTLDRTVTLKNNGEINFTMPLLSDPELTSFRRFGAFDDFENMPLHGTFLIDSQGNLRYQDISWQPFLDVDFVVSELSRINRLLGRIPGPVAASR; from the coding sequence ATGCTCAGCCGACTGACCCTCTCGCTGTTCGTCCTGCTCGGTGTCGGCGTGATTGTCCGGGCCGAAGAGGAACCGCTGCCCGAAGGCCACTCCAATCACGGCGAAGCCTTCAACGAGGGTCCTCGCCAGGCCGGTTACTTGATGGAAGGTCAGGGGAGCGTCGATTTCCCCATCACCACCAACTCGACCGAGGTCCAGGCGCTCGTCAATCAAGGGGTCGCCCAGCTTCACGTCTTCTTCTACTTCGAGGCCGAACGTTCCTTCCGGCAGGCCAGCACCCTCGAGCCCGATCACCCCATGCTCTACTGGGGCATGGCTATGTCCAACGTCAACAACGCCGAACGGGCCAAGGGATTTCTCAAGGTCGCTCGAGACAAGGCCGAAGCCGCGCAACTCTCTCGCCGCGAGCAACTCTATCTCGATGCCCTCAGCGCCTTTTACAAGGAAGACGGCGACGACAAATCACGTCGCCAGGGCTGGCTCAAGGGGCTTGAAAAAATCGTCCAGGAATTTCGAGACGACCTCGATGCCCGAGCCTGGCTTGCCATGGTCACCTGGCAAAACGGCCGGCAAGACGGCATCGGCAGTCGTGAGGCGGTGAGCCTGCTCATCGACTCCGTCATCGCGAAGAATCCCCTCCACCCAGGGGCCCACCACTACAAAATCCACCTCTGGGACAAGCAGGACGATACCCAGGCTCTCGAGTCCGCCGCCAAGTTCGCTGAGGCCTCCCCCGGCATCGCCCACGCCTGGCACATGCCCGGCCATACCTACACGAACCTGAAGCGCTACGCCGACGCCTCCTACCAGCAAGAAGGCTCCGCCCGCGTCGATCACGCCTACATGATCCGCGACCGCGTCATGCCCTTCATGATCCACAACTACTCCCACAACAACCAGTGGCTCTCCGAGAGCCTCACCAAGACCGGACGCCTCAACGACGCGGTCCTCGTCGCCCGAGACCTCGTCGAGCAACCTCGCGATCCGAAAAAGAACAACGCCAAATCCGGTGGACACCCACAGCGCGAAGGCCGTCGCAGATGGTCCGAAGCCCTGATCACCTTTGAACGCTGGGATGACCTGCTCGACGCCACCGCCTCCGGGGCGCTTGACTGGTCCGACGAACCGATCGAAGAGGTCAAGCGTGCTTACACTCTCGGCCTCGCCCACGCGGCCCGAGGCGATCTCAACCTCCTCGACGATCAAATCGCCACACTCAAGGCCCTGCTCCCTCCAACCGAAGAACCCTCCGACACCGCGAAGGCCGACGAGACAAAGACCGACGAGACAAAGGCCGACGAGACAAAGGCCGACGAGACAAAGGCCGACGACGATTCCCAGGACAAACCCAAGCCCGCCCCCAAGCCTCCCGGGCTTGACTCCGCTCTGGCCGAGCTTGAAGGGCACCGCCTTCTCTTAACCGGGGAGACGGATGCCGCCTTCGAACGCTTCGGCAAGGCCAACGGCATGCGCCGCGAATCGCTCGCCCGCCTCCTCCTGGCCGCCGGGCGGACGGACGAGGCCGTTGCCAAGGTCAAGCAGGCCGTCGAGCGTGCTCGCAACGAGGTCGCCCCGCTCGCCGCTCAGGTCGAGATCCTCGCCGCCGCCAACCAGATTGACGACGCCCGGGCCGCCTATCTCTCCCTCCGCGAGATCGCCCGAGAAGCCGATCCCGACCTCCCGGTCCTTCAGCGAATCAACACCCTGCTGACCACCTGGAAGGAACAGGATGGCTGGCAGCCTCCCGCTCTGGAGCCCCGCTCCGACCTCGCCGCCGCGTCTCGGATCGACCTCAACACCGTAGGCCCCCTCACCTGGTCCCCCTTCCCGGCCCAACCGCTCGAAGGGGTCGATACCGACGGCATCACCCACCGCCTGGAAGACTACCGAGGCCAGAACGTCCTGCTCATTTTCTACCTCGGAGGCGACTGCGCTCACTGCATGGAGCAACTTATCGCCTTCAGCAAGGACATTGATCGCATCCGGGATACGGGAACCGTTGTCCTTGCCGTCAGCACCGACACGCTCGACCGTACCGTTACCCTCAAGAATAACGGCGAGATCAACTTCACCATGCCCTTGCTCTCCGACCCGGAACTGACCTCATTCCGAAGATTTGGGGCCTTCGACGACTTCGAGAACATGCCGCTGCACGGCACCTTCCTCATCGACTCCCAGGGAAACCTCCGCTACCAGGACATCTCCTGGCAGCCCTTCCTTGATGTCGACTTTGTCGTCTCGGAGCTTTCCCGGATCAATCGCCTCCTCGGACGGATTCCCGGACCCGTCGCCGCCAGCCGTTGA
- a CDS encoding RNA polymerase sigma factor, whose protein sequence is MDDDRGLVDALRAGDPSAPAALIEQYQGVIFGLCLRMLGHRQDAEDVVQETFVRALRSVHAFDPERALRPWLLGIAANRCRTALGRRSRRPTPVEPPDDQPDHRPGLTDPDDLAGELLRALDRLRPDYRLVFSLYHEQGLSYEEIARIMDRPIGTVKTWLHRARALMAEDLTRRGVIC, encoded by the coding sequence ATGGATGACGATCGCGGACTGGTCGATGCCTTGCGAGCCGGCGACCCCTCGGCCCCTGCTGCGCTCATCGAACAGTACCAGGGTGTTATTTTCGGGCTCTGCTTGCGAATGCTCGGTCATCGGCAGGATGCAGAGGATGTCGTCCAGGAGACGTTCGTACGCGCCCTGAGGTCGGTCCACGCCTTCGATCCCGAGCGAGCGTTGCGACCCTGGTTGCTGGGGATTGCGGCCAATCGGTGTCGGACAGCTCTCGGGCGTCGGTCGCGTCGGCCCACGCCGGTCGAACCGCCTGACGATCAGCCTGATCACCGGCCCGGGTTGACCGATCCTGACGACCTGGCCGGCGAATTGCTTCGGGCACTGGATCGGCTCAGGCCGGATTACCGATTGGTTTTCAGCCTGTATCATGAACAGGGACTCTCTTATGAGGAGATTGCCCGGATCATGGATCGCCCGATTGGCACGGTGAAGACCTGGCTGCATCGCGCCCGGGCCTTGATGGCCGAGGATCTGACGCGCAGGGGGGTGATCTGTTGA